A part of Helicobacter fennelliae genomic DNA contains:
- the kdsA gene encoding 3-deoxy-8-phosphooctulonate synthase, giving the protein MPTNTKAKGGEMILFCGPCVIESKEQLRKIAHDLAVFHEDKRIDFYFKASFDKANRTSLESYRGPGLDEGLRALDEIKKEFGYKIITDIHESTQAQAIAQVADVIQIPAFLCRQTDLIVSVAKTNKAINIKKGQFMNPKDMRYSVLKAIKTRSNASDNIDTSDNEAIFAESKKHQICLTERGASFGYGNLVVDMRSLVIMREFAPVIFDVTHSVQMPGGAGGKSGGESYFAPYLAKAAAAVGVDGFFIETHYDPTNALSDGSNMIPLDKLQPLIKQLFAIQDALHLDSTSAKTHSLNMHSPKMHSTL; this is encoded by the coding sequence ATGCCAACAAACACAAAAGCTAAAGGAGGAGAAATGATTTTATTTTGCGGACCTTGCGTGATTGAGAGCAAAGAGCAACTCCGAAAAATCGCGCATGATTTGGCGGTATTTCACGAGGATAAAAGGATTGATTTTTATTTCAAAGCAAGCTTTGATAAGGCGAATCGCACAAGCCTTGAGAGCTATCGAGGACCCGGGCTTGATGAGGGATTGCGCGCGCTTGATGAGATCAAAAAAGAATTTGGCTACAAAATCATCACAGACATTCACGAATCCACCCAAGCGCAAGCAATCGCCCAAGTGGCTGATGTGATTCAGATTCCGGCTTTTTTGTGTCGCCAGACGGATTTAATCGTCTCTGTGGCAAAGACAAATAAAGCCATAAATATCAAAAAAGGGCAGTTTATGAACCCAAAAGATATGCGATATAGCGTGCTAAAAGCGATAAAAACGCGTAGCAATGCTAGTGATAATATCGATACTAGCGATAATGAAGCAATCTTTGCAGAATCCAAAAAACATCAAATCTGCCTCACAGAGCGCGGGGCTAGCTTTGGCTATGGGAATCTTGTCGTTGATATGCGATCGCTTGTGATTATGAGGGAATTTGCGCCGGTGATTTTTGATGTAACACATAGCGTGCAAATGCCCGGCGGTGCGGGTGGAAAAAGTGGCGGAGAGAGCTATTTTGCGCCATATTTAGCCAAAGCTGCGGCGGCTGTGGGGGTTGATGGGTTTTTTATCGAGACGCATTATGATCCTACAAATGCGCTTAGTGATGGGTCAAATATGATTCCGCTTGATAAGCTACAACCGCTCATAAAGCAGCTTTTTGCGATCCAAGATGCCTTGCATTTAGATTCTACCAGTGCAAAAACACATTCTCTAAATATGCATTCTCCAAAAATGCATTCCACACTATAA
- the ribH gene encoding 6,7-dimethyl-8-ribityllumazine synthase — MNTFEGKILLQGSEKIAIVCARFNHIISDRLIEGAKDSFLRHGGNEKNLDLILVPGAYEIPFVLDRILATKKYSGICTLGVIIRGGTPHFDYVSAEATKGIANATLKYTTPVSFGVLTTDNVEQAIERAGSKAGNKGFEAMNALIELISLYQALKI, encoded by the coding sequence ATGAATACATTTGAAGGCAAAATCCTACTTCAAGGATCAGAAAAAATCGCAATCGTTTGCGCGAGGTTTAATCACATCATCAGCGATAGGCTAATCGAAGGCGCGAAAGATAGCTTTTTGAGACACGGAGGCAATGAAAAAAATCTCGATCTCATTTTAGTGCCGGGCGCGTATGAGATTCCATTTGTGCTTGATAGAATCCTAGCCACCAAAAAATACAGCGGAATCTGCACTCTAGGCGTCATCATTAGAGGCGGGACACCGCATTTTGATTATGTGAGTGCTGAAGCGACAAAAGGCATTGCCAATGCCACGCTCAAATACACCACACCTGTGAGCTTTGGCGTGCTTACGACTGATAATGTCGAGCAAGCGATCGAGCGCGCAGGCTCAAAAGCGGGCAACAAAGGATTTGAAGCGATGAATGCACTCATAGAACTCATAAGCCTCTATCAAGCACTCAAAATCTAA
- the nusB gene encoding transcription antitermination factor NusB yields MATRTQAREAVIGLLYGYEIGNDDIKKSAITILEEKKIRNKQQEFALCLFNGITQCLPQIDELIKSHLKEWDFSRLGRIEKSILRLGVYELIYTQTDTPIIINEAIELAKIYGEENAPKLINGVLDSIKSYKKEQ; encoded by the coding sequence ATGGCGACAAGAACACAAGCCAGAGAGGCTGTCATTGGGCTTTTGTATGGGTATGAGATAGGCAATGACGACATAAAAAAAAGCGCGATCACTATCCTTGAAGAAAAAAAAATCCGCAACAAACAACAAGAATTCGCGCTTTGTCTATTTAATGGCATCACGCAATGCCTTCCGCAAATTGATGAACTCATCAAATCTCATCTCAAAGAATGGGATTTTTCGCGATTGGGCAGAATCGAAAAAAGTATCCTACGACTTGGCGTCTATGAGCTTATCTATACCCAAACTGACACACCTATCATCATCAATGAAGCCATTGAGCTTGCCAAAATCTATGGCGAAGAAAACGCCCCAAAGCTCATCAATGGCGTTTTGGATTCTATTAAAAGTTACAAAAAGGAGCAATAA